One window of Dyadobacter sandarakinus genomic DNA carries:
- a CDS encoding sugar phosphate isomerase/epimerase family protein — MIDKTTSSSSRRDFIRSTAGAAAGLIAAPALSSASILPSNRAYNLALGVYAAYDKANFLKEAGCTYIEESVSGFLLPATDAQYSKNLEQLHQQHFPIKSYVILLPGTLKTLGPDANHEAILERTELVLKRAKECNSQYVVFGSGASRIIPEGFDRNKAKAQHIELTRRMAPLAEKYGVTIAVEPLNRGETNFINSLAEGVEIVEAVKSPGIKLLCDIYHMLKEDEPATEIVKYGKHIVHCHIAEKENRTPPGVKGDDFRAYLSALKQIRYKGGLSIECFVYNDFEKEAKKGIEVLKQQLADV; from the coding sequence ATGATTGACAAAACGACCAGTTCCTCTTCCAGAAGAGACTTTATCAGAAGTACTGCCGGCGCAGCTGCGGGGCTCATAGCAGCACCCGCCCTGTCATCGGCCTCCATTTTACCTTCCAACCGTGCATACAATCTGGCACTGGGTGTGTATGCTGCTTATGACAAAGCCAACTTCCTGAAAGAGGCGGGCTGTACCTACATTGAAGAGTCTGTTTCAGGTTTTCTGCTGCCAGCTACGGACGCACAATATTCCAAAAACCTGGAACAGCTGCATCAGCAACATTTTCCCATTAAATCATATGTTATACTGCTCCCCGGCACATTAAAAACGCTGGGTCCCGATGCCAACCATGAGGCAATTCTGGAAAGGACTGAACTGGTGCTGAAACGTGCCAAAGAATGCAATTCCCAGTACGTTGTTTTTGGGAGCGGTGCTTCAAGAATCATACCCGAAGGCTTTGACCGGAACAAAGCCAAGGCACAGCACATTGAACTCACCAGAAGAATGGCGCCCCTGGCCGAAAAATATGGGGTAACGATTGCCGTAGAGCCACTTAATCGGGGCGAAACCAACTTTATCAACAGCCTGGCCGAGGGCGTGGAGATCGTGGAAGCTGTCAAAAGTCCCGGCATAAAACTGCTGTGCGACATTTACCACATGCTGAAAGAAGATGAACCTGCTACTGAGATCGTCAAATACGGCAAGCATATTGTACACTGCCACATTGCTGAAAAAGAAAACCGCACGCCGCCGGGTGTAAAAGGCGACGATTTCCGTGCATACCTGAGCGCCTTGAAGCAGATCCGCTACAAAGGGGGATTGTCTATTGAATGCTTTGTGTACAACGATTTTGAAAAAGAAGCTAAAAAAGGGATCGAGGTACTGAAACAACAGCTTGCAGATGTGTAG
- a CDS encoding DNA polymerase III subunit: MLFQNIPGLEHIKATLRRSVHNSHLAHAQLFDSPAGGGGLAMALAFATYINCENRSENDSCGVCASCVKMQKLVHPDMHFIFPIATSKKADGKTSEAFLPLWRTFLLESPYRVLPDWLDFIQAENKQGNISVEEARGILRKLSVKAYEGEYKILLIWKPDIMNASSSNAILKILEEPPQKTLFLLVSDQSDKLLTTVISRTQRITVPAFTDKDVRSVLKDLSVTDSVASQVAFLCDGNLSEAMKLVQEADDDRSGWFAGWMRSCYKYDVSHLVRLADSFDVMSKEKQKGVMEYALRLFRDMLLWSHGAGELLRVPEEELTFVQNFSKAVSMTALSKMIEEVNIAYYHIERNVRAKMVFLDLSLTMAHFFQRK; the protein is encoded by the coding sequence GTGCTCTTTCAGAACATTCCGGGACTTGAACATATCAAAGCGACGCTCCGCCGCTCCGTGCACAACAGCCACCTGGCACATGCACAGCTTTTTGACTCCCCGGCCGGAGGCGGCGGCCTTGCCATGGCACTCGCATTTGCGACTTACATCAATTGCGAAAACCGGAGTGAGAACGATTCCTGCGGGGTTTGTGCTTCCTGCGTGAAAATGCAGAAACTCGTGCATCCCGACATGCATTTCATTTTTCCCATTGCTACCTCCAAAAAAGCAGACGGAAAAACAAGCGAGGCTTTCCTGCCGCTGTGGCGGACATTTTTACTGGAAAGCCCGTATCGCGTCCTGCCCGACTGGCTCGACTTTATTCAGGCCGAGAACAAGCAGGGAAACATTTCCGTGGAGGAGGCCCGGGGTATCCTCAGGAAACTTTCGGTGAAAGCCTATGAGGGTGAATATAAAATTCTCCTGATCTGGAAACCTGATATCATGAATGCGTCCTCTTCCAATGCAATCTTGAAAATACTGGAAGAGCCGCCTCAGAAAACCCTTTTTCTGCTTGTTAGTGATCAGTCCGACAAGCTGCTGACCACCGTGATTTCGCGCACCCAGCGCATTACCGTTCCCGCTTTTACCGATAAGGATGTACGAAGTGTGTTGAAAGACCTCTCGGTAACTGACAGCGTCGCCAGCCAGGTCGCATTCCTTTGCGACGGAAATCTGTCCGAGGCCATGAAGCTTGTGCAGGAAGCTGACGACGACCGGTCGGGCTGGTTTGCCGGATGGATGCGCTCCTGCTATAAATATGACGTGTCCCACCTCGTACGGCTAGCCGACAGCTTTGATGTTATGTCCAAGGAAAAGCAAAAAGGAGTGATGGAATATGCATTGCGGCTTTTCAGGGACATGCTCCTTTGGAGTCACGGCGCAGGCGAATTGTTGCGCGTTCCCGAGGAAGAACTTACTTTCGTCCAGAACTTTTCCAAAGCCGTCAGCATGACAGCGCTGAGTAAAATGATTGAAGAGGTAAACATTGCCTACTACCATATCGAACGTAATGTTCGTGCCAAAATGGTCTTTCTCGACCTGTCGCTTACCATGGCCCACTTCTTTCAGCGCAAATGA
- a CDS encoding putative sugar nucleotidyl transferase yields the protein MPNIILFDDPALRTQLLPLTYTRPVALIRCGIHTIAEKWEGYLQTSVSFLTEDYLSEKFPVRHTSGNLYINGALCPDQDLVKSIQELAPDTKLVNASGETLAVRAEKWHPGADALSESVRYNQPCTLIRQVWDIFLQNGNQIRADFERITKNRKSAALTDPFTHCYHPGQIFIEEGAVIKAAILNAENGPVYIGRNAVVQEGSMIQGPFSLGEYSILAQGAKIRPNTTVGPHCKVGGEVSNCVISGNSNKGHDGYLGNAVLGEWCNLGANTNNSNLKNDHTVVKLYSYASGSFSETGLIFCGLIMGDYSKAGISTMFNTGTVVGVGVNVFGAGFQAKHVPSFTWGGKAEGYEEYRLEKALGVARDTVERKQVAFTASDENIMRYIFENTKEQRKA from the coding sequence ATGCCCAATATCATTCTTTTTGACGATCCGGCGCTCCGCACACAGCTTTTACCGCTTACCTACACCCGGCCCGTCGCGCTGATTCGTTGTGGCATCCACACGATTGCTGAAAAGTGGGAAGGCTATCTGCAAACCTCCGTGTCGTTTCTGACCGAGGACTATCTTTCTGAAAAATTCCCGGTCAGGCATACCTCCGGAAATCTGTACATCAATGGCGCCTTGTGCCCGGATCAGGATCTGGTAAAATCCATTCAGGAACTTGCGCCTGACACGAAGCTCGTCAATGCGTCCGGTGAAACCCTCGCAGTGCGTGCTGAAAAATGGCATCCCGGAGCAGATGCTCTTTCAGAATCAGTCCGCTATAATCAACCCTGCACACTGATCCGGCAGGTCTGGGATATATTTCTTCAGAATGGGAACCAGATCAGGGCCGACTTTGAACGCATTACGAAAAACCGCAAATCAGCAGCACTCACCGATCCATTTACACACTGCTACCATCCCGGACAGATTTTCATTGAAGAAGGTGCAGTCATCAAGGCTGCCATCCTGAATGCCGAAAACGGTCCGGTTTACATCGGCCGGAATGCCGTGGTTCAGGAAGGCTCCATGATACAGGGTCCCTTTTCACTGGGTGAATACTCCATACTGGCTCAGGGAGCCAAAATCCGCCCCAATACCACCGTAGGGCCGCATTGCAAGGTAGGCGGTGAGGTAAGCAACTGCGTAATTTCAGGCAACAGCAACAAGGGCCACGATGGCTACCTGGGCAATGCTGTGCTGGGCGAGTGGTGCAACCTGGGCGCCAATACCAACAATTCCAATCTCAAAAACGACCATACTGTTGTAAAGCTGTATAGCTATGCATCCGGTAGCTTTTCCGAAACCGGGTTGATTTTCTGCGGACTGATCATGGGTGATTATTCCAAAGCGGGTATCTCCACCATGTTTAATACAGGTACTGTGGTAGGGGTAGGTGTAAATGTTTTTGGAGCAGGATTCCAGGCCAAGCATGTACCTTCGTTTACCTGGGGCGGCAAGGCCGAAGGCTATGAGGAGTACCGGCTCGAAAAAGCATTGGGTGTTGCCCGGGATACGGTAGAAAGAAAACAAGTCGCTTTCACAGCATCGGATGAAAACATCATGCGTTACATTTTTGAAAATACAAAAGAACAACGCAAGGCCTGA
- a CDS encoding ribonucleoside-diphosphate reductase subunit alpha → MYVIKRDGRRESVKFDKVTARIEKLSYGLDTNYIQPVEVAKKVVSGIYDGVTTAELDNLAAETAASMTTKHPDYAILAARVAISNLHKNTLKSFSATMKRLYTYTDSKTGENASLISREVYEVIRQNASLFDSTIIYDRDYAYDYFGYKTLEKSYLLKIEGKIVERPQHMLMRVAVGIHQDDVQAAIETYHLLSEKWFTHATPTLFNAGTPKPQMSSCFLLTMKEDSINGIYDTLKNCALISQSAGGIGLSIHDVRATGTYIKGTNGQSNGIVPMLRVFNDTARYVDQGGGKRKGSFAIYMEPWHSDIFDFLDLKKNHGKEEQRARDLFYALWIPDLFMKRVEANDTWSLFCPHECPGLADTHSEEFERLYERYELEGKARKTIKAQDLWFAIMESQIETGTPYMLYKDHANSKSNQKNLGTIKSSNLCTEIIEYTAPDEVAVCNLASIALPKFVEQGADGIMRFDHRKLYEITKVVTRNLNKIIDLNYYPVPEAEKSNKRHRPIGIGVQGLADAFCVLRMPFDSDEARQLNKDIFETIYFASMEASMELAVKHGPYETWAGSPISQGIFQFDMWNVTPESKNWDWERLRKDVVQYGVRNSLLLAPMPTASTSQILGNNECFEPFTSNIYVRRVLSGEFVVVNKFLLKDLVKLGLWNEEMKNNLVRASGSVQAIPNIPQNIKDLYKTAWEIKQRSLLDMSADRGAYICQSQSLNIFMEEANFGKLTSMHFYAWKKGLKTGMYYLRTRAASDPVQFTVSKQAEVQIEPAMAVVAEKELNYVQYAEERTKPAPVRDSRADMQCSLDDPESCEACGA, encoded by the coding sequence ATGTATGTCATCAAGCGGGACGGCCGCCGCGAATCTGTGAAATTCGACAAGGTGACCGCCCGGATCGAGAAACTGAGCTACGGTCTGGACACCAACTACATTCAGCCGGTAGAGGTTGCCAAAAAGGTGGTCTCAGGTATTTACGACGGTGTCACCACTGCCGAGCTGGACAACCTGGCTGCTGAAACCGCTGCCTCGATGACTACAAAGCATCCCGACTATGCGATTCTTGCTGCACGTGTAGCTATTTCCAACCTGCATAAGAATACATTAAAGTCTTTCTCCGCTACCATGAAGCGGCTTTACACATACACAGACTCCAAAACAGGCGAGAATGCCTCTCTGATTTCCCGTGAGGTTTATGAAGTGATCCGCCAGAACGCATCACTTTTTGACTCCACTATTATATATGACCGCGACTATGCCTACGATTACTTTGGTTATAAGACGCTGGAAAAATCATATCTCCTGAAAATTGAGGGAAAAATTGTTGAAAGACCACAGCATATGCTGATGCGTGTAGCTGTGGGTATTCACCAGGACGACGTGCAGGCAGCTATTGAAACCTACCATTTATTGTCTGAAAAATGGTTTACGCATGCTACGCCTACCTTGTTCAATGCAGGTACTCCAAAGCCGCAGATGTCGTCTTGCTTCCTGCTCACGATGAAGGAAGACAGCATCAACGGAATTTATGACACCCTGAAAAACTGTGCGCTCATTTCGCAATCGGCAGGAGGTATCGGTCTGAGCATTCACGATGTGCGGGCAACAGGTACTTATATCAAAGGAACCAACGGGCAGTCGAATGGTATTGTCCCCATGTTGCGCGTGTTTAATGATACTGCCCGGTATGTGGATCAGGGAGGAGGCAAGCGTAAGGGTTCTTTTGCAATTTATATGGAGCCGTGGCATTCTGATATCTTCGATTTTCTTGACCTGAAAAAGAACCATGGCAAGGAGGAGCAGCGTGCGCGCGATTTGTTTTATGCACTCTGGATTCCGGACTTGTTTATGAAACGCGTGGAGGCCAATGATACCTGGTCGCTTTTCTGCCCGCACGAATGCCCCGGCCTGGCCGACACGCATAGTGAGGAGTTTGAGCGTCTGTATGAAAGGTATGAGCTGGAAGGAAAAGCCAGAAAAACGATCAAGGCACAGGATCTCTGGTTTGCGATCATGGAGTCGCAGATAGAGACGGGTACACCTTATATGTTGTACAAGGACCATGCAAACAGCAAGTCTAACCAGAAAAACCTGGGTACAATCAAGTCTTCAAACCTCTGTACCGAAATTATCGAATACACTGCACCGGACGAAGTGGCGGTTTGTAACCTTGCTTCCATTGCATTGCCCAAGTTTGTAGAGCAGGGTGCCGATGGTATCATGCGTTTTGATCACCGTAAATTGTACGAAATAACCAAGGTTGTCACACGCAACCTGAATAAGATCATCGACCTGAACTACTATCCTGTTCCGGAAGCTGAAAAAAGCAATAAGAGACACCGTCCGATCGGTATCGGAGTACAGGGCCTGGCGGATGCATTCTGTGTATTGCGCATGCCTTTTGATTCTGATGAAGCCCGTCAGCTAAACAAGGATATTTTCGAGACGATCTATTTCGCTTCAATGGAAGCATCTATGGAGCTGGCCGTCAAACATGGTCCGTACGAAACATGGGCAGGCAGTCCGATCTCACAGGGTATCTTCCAGTTTGACATGTGGAATGTTACGCCGGAAAGTAAAAACTGGGATTGGGAAAGGTTGAGAAAAGATGTGGTTCAGTACGGGGTTCGCAACTCTTTGCTGCTGGCACCGATGCCTACCGCGTCCACCAGCCAGATTTTGGGGAACAACGAATGTTTCGAGCCATTTACATCCAATATATATGTGAGAAGGGTATTGTCGGGAGAATTTGTGGTTGTAAATAAATTCCTGCTGAAAGACCTAGTTAAGCTGGGACTCTGGAATGAGGAGATGAAAAACAACCTTGTGCGGGCCAGCGGGTCGGTACAGGCGATCCCGAATATTCCTCAGAATATCAAAGATCTTTATAAGACTGCCTGGGAAATTAAGCAAAGGAGTCTGCTGGATATGTCTGCCGACAGGGGTGCCTACATCTGCCAGTCACAGTCGCTCAATATCTTCATGGAAGAAGCCAACTTCGGCAAGCTGACATCCATGCACTTCTATGCCTGGAAAAAAGGGTTAAAAACGGGCATGTACTACCTGCGTACACGTGCCGCGTCGGATCCTGTACAATTTACTGTCAGCAAGCAGGCAGAAGTACAAATTGAGCCGGCTATGGCTGTGGTAGCAGAAAAAGAGCTGAACTACGTCCAGTATGCAGAGGAGCGCACCAAACCGGCCCCTGTGCGTGACAGCCGGGCGGATATGCAATGCTCACTGGACGATCCGGAAAGCTGCGAAGCTTGTGGCGCCTGA
- a CDS encoding glucosamine-6-phosphate deaminase, with protein sequence MKTEIAETAAELGRSAGSTAAGILRQCIEEQGYANIIVATGTSQFETLNQLVQEHGIDWSKVTMFHLDEYIGLPVSHPASFRKYLKERFLARLPELKASYLINGEGDVNSELQSLSRSISRHPIDLALVGIGENGHLAFNDPPADFDTEEPYIVVNLDEPCRRQQMGEGWFASLDDVPLQAISMSIRQIMKSKHIICSVPDLRKAIAVKNSLENEVSNLFPASILQLHPDCHFYLDKSSASLLEGLEMKQL encoded by the coding sequence ATGAAAACAGAAATTGCAGAAACCGCTGCCGAACTTGGCCGGTCGGCAGGATCAACAGCAGCAGGAATATTAAGACAATGCATTGAAGAACAAGGATATGCCAATATTATTGTAGCTACCGGAACCAGCCAGTTTGAAACATTGAATCAGCTTGTTCAGGAACATGGCATTGATTGGTCCAAAGTGACTATGTTTCACCTGGACGAATATATCGGATTGCCGGTGAGCCACCCGGCCAGTTTCAGAAAGTACCTGAAAGAGCGATTTCTTGCCAGGCTGCCTGAGCTAAAAGCCAGTTACCTGATCAATGGGGAAGGAGACGTAAATAGCGAGCTGCAATCATTAAGCAGATCCATCAGCCGGCACCCGATCGATCTTGCCCTGGTTGGCATCGGAGAAAACGGGCACCTGGCTTTCAATGATCCCCCTGCCGATTTCGACACCGAGGAACCTTATATTGTCGTCAACCTCGACGAGCCTTGCCGGCGCCAGCAAATGGGCGAAGGCTGGTTTGCATCCCTGGACGATGTTCCTTTGCAGGCAATAAGCATGTCGATCCGGCAAATCATGAAGTCCAAGCATATTATTTGCTCCGTCCCTGACCTGAGAAAAGCGATTGCGGTCAAGAATTCATTAGAAAACGAAGTAAGTAATCTTTTTCCTGCCAGTATTCTGCAACTGCATCCCGACTGCCACTTTTATCTTGACAAAAGTTCAGCCAGCCTGCTTGAAGGTCTTGAAATGAAGCAATTGTAA
- a CDS encoding type B 50S ribosomal protein L31 has product MKKDIHPNYRDVVFWDLSSDFKFITRSTIDTSETITWEDGKTYPVYKVEVSSQSHPFYTGKNVLVDTAGRVDKFRKRYGQK; this is encoded by the coding sequence ATGAAAAAAGATATTCATCCCAATTACAGAGACGTGGTTTTCTGGGATTTGTCTAGCGATTTCAAATTCATTACCCGCTCGACAATTGATACCAGCGAAACAATTACTTGGGAAGACGGCAAAACTTATCCTGTATACAAAGTAGAGGTTTCTTCACAATCACACCCTTTTTATACTGGTAAAAACGTACTGGTTGACACTGCGGGCCGTGTTGACAAATTCAGAAAGCGTTACGGACAAAAATAA
- a CDS encoding Gfo/Idh/MocA family protein — protein sequence MDKRQFLKLSGLGVITSGMMPGVKHSWTENSQEAPAAPAFNMSGYAAPKIDTVRIAYIGLGNRGGGAIKRIVHLDNVDVKALCDIRKDNVTEAAKTFQNTAHKPQLYSGSQDEWKKVCQRDDIDLVYICTPWSLHTPMAVYAMEQGKHVAVEIPAATTVDDCWKLVKTSEKTKKHCMMLENCCYDFFELLTLNMARQGYFGEVIHAEGAYIHDILDSFFDKTKRYDLWRLKENQRNGNLYPTHGLGPVAQILNVNRGDKMDYLVSMASNDFMLGEKAREMAAKDPEFKPYATKPMRGNINTTTIRTSKGKTIMLQHDVSSPRPYSRIHAISGTKGSAQKYPLEGKDERGRISHGHEWVSEEEYKALEKQYQPEIVKKVGELAKKVGGHGGMDFLMDWRLIDCLRNGLPLDQDVYDAASWSVIAPLSEWSVANRSNSINIPDFTSGAWKTNQPIDIALTKGGNTGVKS from the coding sequence ATGGACAAAAGGCAATTTTTAAAACTATCGGGACTGGGTGTTATTACATCGGGTATGATGCCCGGCGTAAAGCATAGCTGGACCGAAAACTCCCAGGAAGCTCCTGCGGCGCCAGCATTCAACATGTCCGGATATGCAGCACCAAAGATTGATACAGTCCGGATTGCTTACATTGGTCTTGGTAACCGTGGCGGCGGTGCCATCAAGCGTATTGTTCATTTGGACAATGTTGATGTAAAAGCATTGTGCGATATACGTAAGGACAATGTGACAGAGGCCGCCAAAACTTTCCAGAACACCGCCCATAAACCTCAGCTATACTCCGGCAGTCAGGACGAATGGAAGAAAGTATGTCAGCGTGATGATATAGATCTTGTTTACATCTGTACACCATGGAGCCTGCATACACCTATGGCCGTTTATGCAATGGAACAAGGCAAGCATGTAGCTGTTGAAATTCCTGCTGCCACTACCGTAGATGATTGTTGGAAGCTTGTAAAAACGTCTGAAAAAACAAAAAAGCATTGCATGATGCTTGAGAACTGCTGTTACGACTTTTTTGAGCTCCTTACTTTGAACATGGCCCGTCAGGGATACTTTGGTGAAGTAATCCATGCGGAAGGAGCCTATATTCATGACATTCTGGATTCTTTTTTTGACAAAACGAAACGATATGATCTCTGGCGATTGAAAGAAAACCAGCGTAACGGCAACTTGTATCCCACTCACGGCTTAGGTCCTGTTGCGCAGATCTTGAATGTTAATAGAGGTGATAAGATGGACTACCTTGTTTCCATGGCAAGTAATGACTTCATGCTGGGAGAAAAGGCGAGGGAAATGGCTGCTAAGGATCCCGAATTCAAGCCTTATGCTACTAAACCCATGCGCGGTAATATTAATACAACAACCATCCGCACCAGTAAGGGCAAAACGATCATGCTTCAGCACGATGTATCTTCACCTCGCCCCTATTCACGTATTCATGCTATTAGCGGTACAAAGGGTTCGGCTCAGAAGTATCCGCTTGAAGGTAAAGACGAACGGGGAAGGATTTCGCATGGCCATGAGTGGGTTTCTGAGGAAGAGTATAAAGCACTTGAAAAGCAGTACCAACCCGAAATTGTAAAGAAAGTAGGGGAGCTGGCCAAAAAGGTGGGCGGTCATGGAGGAATGGACTTTCTCATGGACTGGCGCCTGATCGATTGTCTGCGAAATGGCCTGCCGCTCGACCAGGATGTTTACGACGCGGCTTCATGGAGCGTTATTGCACCTCTTTCCGAGTGGTCAGTGGCGAATCGTTCAAACAGTATTAATATACCCGACTTTACTTCCGGTGCCTGGAAGACCAATCAGCCCATTGATATCGCATTGACCAAAGGAGGCAATACCGGGGTAAAATCATGA